The genomic segment ACAGGGCGAAGCTGCGGCTCTAACCGGCGCTACCTGCCGGTTATTTGTTCATGTTCGATTTTGCCAATTATTTTCCCTACCTGCTCAATCGCGCTGGCGCGCGGTTGGCACTTGCGTGGGGACGTGAATCCAAGCCCCTGGGCGCGACGCTGCAGGAATGGCGCGTGCTGGCGGCTCTGTCGACGCGGCGGCCGCAACGCATGTCGGAACTGGCCGACTCCACGACCATCGACCGGACAACTTTGTCGCGTCTGGTTTCGCGCATGGAAGAAAGCGCACTGGTCGCGCGCGGGCGCTCGGAAGACGATGGCCGGGAAGTGCAGATCGATCTGACGTCCCACGGCGAACAGGTGACCGAGCGCATGCTGCCATTGGCGTCGCGCTATGAAACCATTGCGCTGGACGGCTTTTCGGAAGCGGAAGTGGCGGCCTTCAAGGACATGCTGAAGCGGGTCTTCGCCAATATGGATCGGCTTTAAGATCGCGCTTGCTGCGCCGCAGCACAGTTTTCACCCCATGACCCCATGATTCCGGCTTGCGTCCTGTCCCGCTTTGCGGCAA from the Beijerinckia sp. 28-YEA-48 genome contains:
- a CDS encoding MarR family transcriptional regulator, translated to MFDFANYFPYLLNRAGARLALAWGRESKPLGATLQEWRVLAALSTRRPQRMSELADSTTIDRTTLSRLVSRMEESALVARGRSEDDGREVQIDLTSHGEQVTERMLPLASRYETIALDGFSEAEVAAFKDMLKRVFANMDRL